One window of the Triticum dicoccoides isolate Atlit2015 ecotype Zavitan chromosome 3B, WEW_v2.0, whole genome shotgun sequence genome contains the following:
- the LOC119274238 gene encoding serine/threonine/tyrosine-protein kinase HT1-like, producing the protein MKSLQCFKQGGGNGDSAGRRLERRLSLGDYKKAVSWSKYLVAPPGAKIRGGGEELWSADLSKLQIRARFASGRHSRVYSGRYAGREVAIKMVSQPEEDAALAAELERQFASEVALLLRLRHHNILSFVAACKKPPVFCIITEYMAGGSLRKYLHQQEPHSVPIQLVLKLALDIARGMSYLHSQGILHRDLKSENVLLGEDMSVKVADFGISCLESQCGSGKGFTGTYRWMAPEMIKEKSHTRKVDVYSFGIVLWEILTALVPFSEMTPEQAAIAVALKNARPPLPASCPVAMSHLISQCWATNPERRPQFEDIVTILEGYKEALDNDPSFFLSYIPPPTHHQQQHQHQHQQSLLRCFPRVKSMRRSTSLKA; encoded by the exons atgaagAGCCTGCAGTGCTTCAAGCAGGGCGGCGGGAATGGGGACAGCGCGGGGAGGCGGCTGGAGCGGCGGCTGTCGCTGGGGGACTACAAGAAGGCGGTGTCGTGGTCCAAGTACCTGGTGGCGCCGCCGGGGGCCAAGatccggggcggcggcgaggagctctgGAGCGCCGACCTCTCCAAGCTCCAGATCCGGGCGCGCTTCGCCTCCGGCCGCCACAGCCGCGTCTACTCCGGCCGCTACGCCGGCCGCGAGGTCGCCATCAAGATGGTCAGCCagcccgaggaggacgccgcgctcGCCGCCGAGCTCGAGCGCCAGTTCGCCTCCGaggtcgcgctcctcctccgcctccgccaccaCAACATCCTCTCC TTCGTCGCAGCTTGCAAGAAACCACCAGTATTCTGTATTATCACTGAGTACATGGCAGGGGGTTCCCTTAGGAAGTATCTACACCAGCAAGAGCCTCATTCAGTCCCCATCCAACTAGTTCTGAAACTAGCTTTAGACATCGCCCGTGGGATGAGCTACCTGCACTCACAGGGGATACTCCATAGAGACCTGAAGTCGGAGAACGTGCTTCTCGGGGAAGATATGTCGGTCAAAGTGGCGGATTTCGGGATCTCGTGTCTCGAGTCGCAGTGCGGTAGCGGCAAGGGGTTTACGGGGACCTATCGGTGGATGGCTCCTGAAATGATCAAGGAGAAAAGCCATACTCGAAAAGTCGATGTGTACAGCTTTGGGATTGTCTTGTGGGAGATTTTAACCGCTTTGGTTCCATTCAGCGAGATGACACCTGAACAGGCCGCTATAGCTGTCGCCCTCAAG AATGCGAGGCCACCGTTGCCTGCTTCGTGCCCTGTGGCCATGAGCCATCTGATATCTCAGTGCTGGGCGACAAACCCAGAAAGAAGGCCTCAGTTTGAGGACATCGTCACGATCCTCGAGGGCTACAAGGAAGCGCTTGACAATGACCCATCCTTCTTCCTGTCATACATACCGCCTCCGACGCACCACCAGCAGCAGCATCAGCATCAGCATCAGCAGAGCCTTCTACGGTGCTTCCCTCGGGTCAAATCAATGCGACGGTCCACGTCTCTCAAAGCGTGA